The following are from one region of the Amia ocellicauda isolate fAmiCal2 chromosome 1, fAmiCal2.hap1, whole genome shotgun sequence genome:
- the LOC136756698 gene encoding histone H4: MSGRGKGGKGLGKGGAKRHRKVLRDNIQGITKPAIRRLARRGGVKRISGLIYEETRGVLKVFLENVIRDAVTYTEHAKRKTVTAMDVVYALKRQGRTLYGFGG, translated from the coding sequence ATGTCTGGAAGAGGAAAGGGTGGAAAAGGACTCGGTAAAGGAGGCGCAAAGCGTCATCGCAAAGTGCTGCGTGATAACATCCAGGGAATCACTAAGCCCGCTATTCGCCGCCTGGCTCGCCGTGGCGGAGTCAAGCGTATCTCTGGGCTGATCTATGAGGAGACCCGCGGAGTGCTGAAGGTGTTCCTGGAGAATGTGATCCGTGATGCCGTCACCTACACCGAGCACGCCAAGAGGAAGACCGTGACCGCCATGGATGTGGTGTACGCGCTGAAGCGCCAGGGCCGCACTCTGTACGGTTTCGGAGGCTAA
- the LOC136756317 gene encoding histone H1-like → MAEEVAPAPAAAPAKAPKKKSAAKPKKAGPSVGDLIVKAVSASKERTGVSLAALKKALAAGGYDVEKNNSRVKVAVKSLVTKGTLVQVKGTGASGSFKLNKQQAEAKKQPAKKAASTPKKPAAKKPAAAKKPKKPAAKKPAAKKPVAAKKSPKKAKKPAAAKKATKSPKKAKAAKPKVAKPKTVKPKAKKAAPKKK, encoded by the coding sequence atggcAGAAGAAGTGGCTCCAGCTCCCGCCGCCGCGCCGGCCAAGGCGCCCAAGAAGAAGTCCGCCGCCAAGCCCAAGAAGGCCGGCCCCAGCGTGGGAGACCTGATCGTCAAAGCCGTGTCCGCTTCCAAGGAGAGAACTGGCGTCTCCCTGGCCGCCCTCAAGAAAGCCCTGGCTGCCGGCGGCTACGACGTGGAGAAGAACAACTCCCGCGTCAAGGTCGCAGTCAAGAGCCTGGTGACCAAGGGCACTCTGGTGCAGGTTAAGGGCACCGGCGCTTCGGGCTCCTTCAAGCTCAACAAGCAGCAGGCGGAGGCCAAGAAGCAGCCCGCCAAGAAGGCCGCCTCTACACCCAAGAAGCCAGCGGCCAAGAAACCCGCCGCGGCTAAGAAGCCCAAGAAGCCGGCAGCGAAGAAGCCGGCAGCGAAGAAGCCAGTGGCCGCCAAGAAGTCTCCCAAGAAAGCCAAGAAGCCCGCGGCGGCTAAGAAGGCCACCAAGAGCCCCAAGAAAGCCAAGGCGGCCAAGCCCAAGGTCGCCAAGCCCAAAACCGTCAAGCCGAAAGCCAAGAAAGCGGCTCCGAAGAAGAAGTGA
- the LOC136756520 gene encoding histone H2A-like, whose translation MSGRGKTGGKQRAKAKTRSSRAGLQFPVGRVHRLLRKGNYAQRVGAGAPVYLAAVLEYLTAEILELAGNAARDNKKTRIIPRHLQLAVRNDEELNKLLGGVTIAQGGVLPNIQAVLLPKKTEKPAKK comes from the coding sequence ATGAGTGGAAGAGGCAAAACCGGTGGCAAGCAGAGAGCGAAGGCCAAGACTcgctcctccagggctggactgCAGTTCCCAGTCGGCCGTGTCCACAGGCTGCTGCGGAAGGGAAACTATGCTCAGCGGGTCGGTGCTGGAGCCCCGGTCTACCTGGCCGCTGTCCTGGAGTATCTGACCGCCGAGATCCTGGAGCTGGCTGGCAACGCCGCCCGGGACAACAAGAAGACCCGCATCATCCCCCGGCACCTGCAGCTCGCCGTCCGCAACGACGAGGAGCTGAACAAGCTGCTGGGCGGCGTGACCATCGCCCAGGGCGGCGTGCTGCCCAACAtccaggccgtgctgctgcccaaGAAGACCGAGAAGCCCGCCAAGAAGTAA
- the LOC136756359 gene encoding histone H2B — MPEPAKSAPKKGSKKAVTKTAVKGGKKRRKSRKESYAIYVYKVLKQVHPDTGISSKAMGIMNSFVNDIFERIAGEASRLAHYNKRSTITSREIQTAVRLLLPGELAKHAVSEGTKAVTKYTSSK; from the coding sequence ATGCCTGAACCAGCGAAGTCTGCGCCCAAGAAGGGCTCCAAGAAAGCCGTGACCAAGACGGCGGTGAAGGGCGGTAAGAAGCGCCGAAAGTCCAGGAAGGAGAGCTACGCCATCTACGTGTACAAGGTGCTGAAGCAGGTGCACCCGGACACCGGCATCTCTTCCAAGGCCATGGGCATCATGAACTCGTTCGTCAACGACATCTTCGAGCGCATCGCCGGCGAGGCCTCCCGCCTGGCGCACTACAACAAGCGCTCCACCATCACCTCCCGGGAGATCCAGACCGCCGTGCGGCTGCTGCTGCCCGGAGAGCTGGCCAAGCACGCCGTGTCTGAGGGCACCAAGGCCGTCACCAAGTACACCAGCTCCAAGTAG
- the LOC136756407 gene encoding histone H3, whose amino-acid sequence MARTKQTARKSTGGKAPRKQLATKAARKSAPATGGVKKPHRYRPGTVALREIRRYQKSTELLIRKLPFQRLVREIAQDFKTDLRFQSSAVMALQEASEAYLVGLFEDTNLCAIHAKRVTIMPKDIQLARRIRGERA is encoded by the coding sequence ATGGCCAGAACCAAGCAGACCGCGCGTAAGTCCACCGGCGGGAAGGCGCCGAGGAAGCAGCTGGCGACCAAAGCTGCCCGTAAGAGCGCCCCGGCCACCGGCGGAGTGAAGAAGCCTCACCGCTACAGGCCCGGCACTGTGGCTCTCCGGGAGATCCGCCGCTACCAGAAATCCACCGAGCTGCTGATCCGCAAGCTGCCCTTCCAGCGCCTGGTCCGAGAGATCGCCCAGGACTTCAAGACCGACCTGCGCTTCCAGAGCTCGGCCGTCATGGCTCTGCAGGAGGCCAGCGAGGCCTACCTGGTCGGCCTGTTCGAGGACACCAACCTGTGCGCCATCCACGCCAAGAGAGTCACCATCATGCCCAAGGACATCCAGCTGGCCCGCCGCATCCGCGGAGAGCGAGCCTAG